A stretch of the Schistocerca serialis cubense isolate TAMUIC-IGC-003099 chromosome 2, iqSchSeri2.2, whole genome shotgun sequence genome encodes the following:
- the LOC126457708 gene encoding uncharacterized protein LOC126457708, whose protein sequence is MKAALLFVAALVAVAVVQGQPEESTTAASQGQEQPSATNPAVRTLVAASYAEEDEDTICVQADNKFYLYANSLKLYSCYNLLPKVYVVKPKSLCKPTLSDCPTN, encoded by the exons ATGAAGGCTGCTCTGTTGTTTGTTGCTG CACTGGTCGCAGTTGCGGTGGTCCAAGGACAACCAGAAGAGTCGACCACTGCCGCCAGCCAGGGTCAGGAACAGCCGTCCGCCACCAACCCGGCTGTGAGAACATTGGTGGCAGCGTCGTATGCGGAAGAGGACGAAGATACCATTTGTGTCCAGGCAGACAACAAGTTCTACTTGTATGCTAATTCACTGAAGCTGTATTCTTGCTACAACCTGCTACCGAAGG TTTACGTGGTGAAACCAAAGAGTCTATGTAAACCAACCCTGTCAGACTGTCCCACGAACTAG